Below is a window of Nocardioides sp. S-1144 DNA.
GCGATGAAGCGCGGGTCCATCCGGTTGACGAGGTTGGAGGAGACGCCGGCGCCGATCACGATGCCGACCGAGAACGGCAGGAACGCGAACCCGGTGTGCAGCGGGCTGTAGCCCACGACCAGCTGGATGAAGAGGCTCAGGAAGTAGAACATCGCGAACATCGCGGCCGGGACGATCATCATCACCAGGAAGCTGGTGGCGCGGGTGCGGTTGGCGAAGACGCGGACCGGGAGGAGCGGGTGCTTCACGCGGGACTCGATGACGGCGAACGCGACGAGCAGCACGACGCCGGCGACCAGCGAGGCGATCGTCCAGGTGTCACCCCAGCCGTGCGCCTCCTCGCCGGCCCGGCTGAACCCGTAGACCAGGCCGAGCAGGCCGAGGGTGCCGGTGATGGCGCCGGGGACGTCGAGCTCACCGGGGTGCGACTCGGACTCGTGCAGGAAGCGCGGCGCCAGCGAGGCGGCGACCAGGCCGATCGGGACGTTGATGAGGAAGGTCAGGCGCCAGCCCTCGAGGCCGATGACCGGGTCGAGGCCGGTGAGCCAGCCACCGAGGATGAGGCCGACGGCGGCACCCGCGCCGGACATGGCGGCGTAGACCGCGAAGGCGCGGTTGCGGGCCGGACCGGCCGGGAACGTCGTGGTGATCAGCGCCAGCGCGGCGGGGGAGGCGAGCGCGGCGCCGAGGCCCTGGAGCCCGCGCGAGCCGAGCAGCATGGCCTCGTTCTGCGCGAAGCCACCGATGAGCGAGGCGATCGCGAAGACCGCGAGTCCGATCATGAACACGCGGCGGCGGCCGTAGAGGTCGCCCAGTCGGCCACCGAGCAGCAGCAGTCCACCGAAGGCGAGCGCGTAGCCGGTGACGATCCACGTGAGGTTGGCGTCGTTGATCTTGAGGTCCTCGC
It encodes the following:
- a CDS encoding MFS transporter — encoded protein: MTDQTLTEPVAPEPAREKKELHLGWALVLISIAQLMVVLDASIANIALPFIGEDLKINDANLTWIVTGYALAFGGLLLLGGRLGDLYGRRRVFMIGLAVFAIASLIGGFAQNEAMLLGSRGLQGLGAALASPAALALITTTFPAGPARNRAFAVYAAMSGAGAAVGLILGGWLTGLDPVIGLEGWRLTFLINVPIGLVAASLAPRFLHESESHPGELDVPGAITGTLGLLGLVYGFSRAGEEAHGWGDTWTIASLVAGVVLLVAFAVIESRVKHPLLPVRVFANRTRATSFLVMMIVPAAMFAMFYFLSLFIQLVVGYSPLHTGFAFLPFSVGIVIGAGVSSNLVNRMDPRFIAGVGTLMAAAALYGFSRLEVPTGTGDLLAVAQGGGDVFLGADVNYWTSIFPFIVLMSVGMGAVFVPLTLTAVHHLRSEDSGIGSGVLNTMQQVGGALGLAILATVSLHFADGTKTDLARDLTAQGLPPADAGQLAFIGSFTEGATAAFLVGAILIAIGSAAIWTFLNVKHEELATDGPEGIHVG